Proteins encoded within one genomic window of Schaalia sp. HMT-172:
- a CDS encoding MoxR family ATPase: protein MTLSIEDATRFAQVFKGLVDGVSVAVLDKRQAVRLALTTMFAGGHLLLEDAPGTGKTALARAISATIDGTHSRIQFTPDLLPSDITGVNMFNQKTGEWVFHAGPVFAEIVLADEINRASPKTQSALLEVMEEAQVTVDGVRRPAPQPFMVIATQNPVEQAGTYPLPEAQLDRFLMKTSIGYPSRAAMIDVLDGSAAPDRSKNLRPLVSGKDIVAWSALASGNHTDRAVLDYVAALAEATREDESSLLGVSTRGAIGMVRCARVWAAAQGRNFVLPDDIKALAVPVWAHRIIVDPDAAFSGATSEGVIQRALTSVPAPAVGA from the coding sequence ATGACCCTTTCCATTGAGGACGCAACCCGGTTCGCCCAGGTCTTCAAGGGCCTCGTCGACGGCGTGTCGGTCGCGGTTCTGGACAAGCGCCAGGCAGTGCGACTCGCGCTGACGACCATGTTCGCAGGCGGTCACCTCCTGCTAGAAGACGCCCCCGGTACCGGCAAGACCGCGCTGGCGCGCGCCATCAGCGCCACCATCGACGGCACGCACTCGCGTATCCAGTTCACCCCCGACCTGCTGCCCTCGGATATCACGGGCGTCAACATGTTCAACCAGAAGACGGGCGAGTGGGTCTTCCACGCCGGCCCCGTCTTCGCGGAGATCGTCCTGGCCGACGAGATTAACCGCGCCTCGCCCAAGACCCAGTCCGCGCTCCTGGAGGTCATGGAAGAAGCCCAGGTGACGGTCGACGGCGTGCGCCGCCCCGCGCCCCAGCCCTTCATGGTCATCGCGACCCAGAACCCCGTCGAGCAGGCCGGCACCTACCCGCTGCCCGAGGCCCAGCTGGACCGCTTCCTCATGAAGACCTCCATCGGCTACCCCTCGCGCGCCGCCATGATCGACGTCCTCGACGGCTCGGCCGCGCCCGACCGCTCGAAGAATCTGCGTCCCCTCGTGAGCGGCAAGGACATCGTCGCCTGGTCGGCCCTGGCCTCGGGAAACCACACGGACCGCGCCGTCCTCGACTACGTGGCCGCCCTCGCTGAGGCAACCCGCGAGGACGAGTCCTCGCTGCTGGGTGTGTCCACCCGTGGCGCCATCGGCATGGTGCGCTGCGCCCGCGTGTGGGCGGCCGCGCAGGGCCGTAACTTCGTCCTGCCCGACGACATCAAGGCCCTGGCCGTGCCCGTGTGGGCGCACCGCATTATCGTCGACCCGGACGCCGCGTTCTCGGGCGCGACCTCCGAGGGCGTCATCCAGCGTGCCCTGACCTCGGTGCCCGCCCCGGCGGTGGGCGCGTAA
- a CDS encoding transglutaminase domain-containing protein: protein MSNSTNTKPRAQRIDSQDEAVAAPPVKTEPHAQAEPIQPSPPPASGSGAEKHAPKPRTTRNRLLTITQRFATYRTRMPLWSLLVLALLFVGPVAAFEPVFGGGVGAIAAGAGVACGLGIAAASTRWRWDAVTTVLAVLATYFLLGSAAALRSEALFGVLPTGKTLQVMVLGSFRAWKDLLTLTAPVSAYSGPALVPWMSGLVLAALAGLITARAGRAILGSIPLVLMAVVSVFFGLSEHPLPVWAVLAWWGTLAAWWAAAAQYQRITLGQDVLVGRSGARGSENTLGRQSRSTVYVGTRIVGALLMIAISVGVALPAASWLGSGGTRVVGRDLVEPPLDIQDYPSPMASFRHYTTDLKDETLLTVSDLPENQRVRIAAMDVYNGTTFGMSETRGDGHTGYIPVETTIPGREAGGEAVEVSTIGMSGPWVPVLGTPSQITFSGADADAQKDGLFFDLWSNAALTTGPAGTMTYSVEATFTDPVRDEDLESLAVVPNTVRDTNVPEGIATKTSELTQNATTSLAAARAIEHYLSTNGFYLNENTQFSRPGVRTDRLERMLSGDENLIGDDQQYTALMALMLHQMGINARVVMGAYPEGGSQGGAASLRGSDIRAWVEVEFAGGIWAVFDPTPPRDHTPQTQVPKPRSVPRPQVLQPPEPPEAPAELPPTTRDQNADPTKEPEDPFPWGVVVGIAGGFLLLLLPPLAVLAYKAGRRRRRRRSAAVSALIGSWDEVVDLAADSGLSIEVGRTRQETAWSLASQWDLGEHPGDPFALVTGEVRHGDDGSIDSIEFDEASASSGRYVIDGWSRFGDDVPAPVVIARYADVADFASHGASRDRARDAWVQVGELRAQVAKRSGFFARVRRALSLRSLRMRRKLRLSASIARTMHEEKKQ from the coding sequence ATGAGTAATTCCACCAACACGAAGCCTCGCGCTCAGCGCATCGACTCCCAGGACGAGGCCGTGGCGGCCCCGCCCGTCAAGACCGAGCCGCACGCGCAGGCGGAGCCTATCCAGCCGTCCCCGCCCCCCGCCTCGGGGTCGGGTGCCGAGAAGCACGCGCCCAAGCCGAGGACCACGCGTAATCGCCTGCTCACGATCACTCAGCGCTTCGCGACCTATCGCACGCGCATGCCGCTGTGGTCGCTGCTGGTCCTCGCCCTCCTTTTTGTCGGCCCGGTCGCCGCGTTCGAGCCCGTCTTCGGCGGGGGAGTGGGGGCGATCGCCGCGGGCGCCGGCGTGGCGTGCGGCCTGGGAATCGCCGCCGCATCGACCAGGTGGCGCTGGGACGCGGTCACGACCGTCCTTGCTGTCCTGGCGACCTACTTCCTGCTGGGCAGCGCCGCGGCCCTGCGCTCCGAGGCCCTCTTCGGCGTCCTGCCCACCGGTAAGACGCTGCAGGTCATGGTCCTGGGGTCCTTCCGCGCGTGGAAGGACCTGCTGACGCTCACCGCGCCGGTGTCCGCCTACTCGGGCCCCGCCCTCGTACCGTGGATGAGTGGCCTCGTGCTGGCGGCCCTCGCCGGCCTGATCACCGCCCGCGCGGGGCGCGCGATCCTAGGATCCATTCCCCTGGTGCTCATGGCCGTCGTTTCCGTCTTCTTTGGCCTGTCTGAGCACCCGCTGCCCGTGTGGGCGGTCCTGGCGTGGTGGGGGACGTTGGCCGCCTGGTGGGCCGCCGCCGCCCAGTATCAGCGCATCACGCTGGGCCAGGACGTCCTGGTCGGGCGCTCGGGCGCGCGCGGCTCCGAGAACACCCTCGGACGCCAGTCCCGCTCGACCGTGTACGTGGGGACCCGCATCGTCGGCGCCCTCCTCATGATCGCTATCTCCGTGGGCGTGGCTTTACCGGCCGCGTCCTGGCTGGGGTCGGGGGGCACGCGCGTCGTGGGCCGCGACCTCGTGGAGCCGCCGCTGGACATCCAGGACTACCCCTCGCCCATGGCCTCGTTCCGCCACTACACGACCGACCTGAAGGACGAGACCCTCCTGACCGTGTCGGACCTGCCCGAAAACCAGCGCGTGCGCATCGCCGCGATGGACGTGTACAACGGCACGACCTTCGGCATGTCCGAGACGAGGGGAGACGGCCACACCGGCTACATTCCCGTCGAGACGACCATCCCCGGTCGCGAGGCGGGCGGCGAGGCCGTGGAGGTGTCCACCATCGGCATGTCGGGGCCGTGGGTTCCCGTCCTGGGCACGCCCTCGCAGATCACGTTCTCCGGAGCCGACGCGGACGCGCAGAAGGACGGCCTGTTCTTCGACTTGTGGTCCAACGCGGCGCTGACGACTGGGCCCGCCGGAACCATGACCTACTCCGTCGAGGCGACGTTCACGGACCCCGTGCGCGACGAGGACCTGGAGTCGCTGGCGGTCGTGCCCAACACGGTCCGGGACACGAACGTCCCCGAGGGGATCGCCACGAAGACCTCGGAGCTCACGCAGAACGCGACGACGTCCCTCGCGGCGGCCCGCGCCATCGAGCACTACCTGTCGACGAACGGCTTCTACCTCAACGAGAACACGCAGTTCTCGCGTCCGGGCGTGCGCACCGACCGCCTGGAGCGGATGCTGTCCGGGGACGAGAACCTGATCGGCGACGACCAGCAGTACACGGCCCTCATGGCGCTCATGCTCCACCAGATGGGCATCAACGCCCGCGTCGTCATGGGCGCCTACCCGGAGGGCGGCTCCCAGGGCGGCGCCGCCTCCCTGCGTGGCTCCGACATTCGCGCGTGGGTCGAGGTCGAGTTCGCGGGTGGCATCTGGGCCGTCTTCGATCCGACGCCGCCGCGCGACCACACGCCGCAGACGCAGGTCCCCAAGCCTCGCTCCGTGCCGCGCCCGCAGGTCCTCCAGCCGCCGGAGCCCCCGGAGGCGCCCGCCGAGCTGCCTCCCACGACGCGCGACCAGAACGCGGATCCGACCAAGGAACCAGAGGATCCCTTCCCGTGGGGTGTCGTCGTCGGCATCGCTGGCGGATTCCTGCTGCTCCTGCTGCCGCCGCTCGCGGTCTTGGCCTACAAGGCGGGGCGTCGTCGCCGCCGGCGCCGCTCGGCCGCGGTGAGCGCCCTGATCGGCTCGTGGGATGAGGTCGTGGACTTGGCGGCCGACTCGGGCCTGAGTATTGAGGTGGGTCGCACCCGCCAGGAGACGGCCTGGTCGTTGGCCTCGCAGTGGGATCTCGGCGAGCACCCGGGCGACCCCTTCGCCCTGGTGACGGGCGAGGTGCGCCACGGCGATGACGGGTCGATTGACTCCATCGAGTTCGACGAGGCCTCGGCCTCCTCGGGACGTTACGTGATCGACGGGTGGAGCCGCTTCGGCGACGACGTTCCCGCGCCGGTCGTGATCGCGCGCTACGCGGACGTCGCGGACTTCGCGTCCCACGGCGCCTCCCGCGACCGTGCGCGCGACGCGTGGGTGCAGGTGGGCGAGCTGCGTGCGCAGGTGGCCAAGCGTTCCGGTTTCTTCGCGCGGGTGCGTCGCGCGCTGTCCCTGCGTAGCCTGCGCATGCGCCGCAAGCTGCGCCTGAGCGCGTCCATCGCGCGCACGATGCATGAGGAGAAGAAGCAGTGA
- a CDS encoding DUF58 domain-containing protein, producing MVSPRRAQASRPHPLKALASAVTPTGWALVVLIAVALILAATLEWVEALACALAGVVALVLAATRVAWKSPHVVSIRVPNERIVAGQTAVGEILVRNERARPVRSGIIELPIGSGTGEFVVPPLGSHEKWDEMFLISSRHRGLIHVGPARAVRSDALGLLRRVRVWDEPVVLHVHPRTVRVPFDATGFQLDVEGVSTGKLSSSDVSFHALRDYEPGDDRRAVHWQSTARLGKLIVRQYEETHRSHHVIVLDTSRDAWDYDSFETAVSVAGSLGLANLRESRPVSVTTTETWLPSTVAMRLLDSLSEVSARSFGDLALRVREAVAQRPGVSALTLIVGPQTTDSDAAHLARLAPIDVPVSIIRIGADRARGRRDLGRGVLLDCSTLDDLPRIIVAGGLA from the coding sequence ATGGTCTCGCCCCGCAGGGCGCAGGCCTCCCGTCCGCATCCCCTCAAAGCCCTGGCGAGCGCGGTGACGCCCACCGGGTGGGCGCTCGTCGTGCTTATCGCGGTGGCCCTCATCCTGGCGGCGACGCTGGAGTGGGTCGAGGCCCTGGCGTGCGCGCTCGCCGGCGTCGTCGCCCTGGTCCTGGCCGCCACCCGCGTCGCCTGGAAGTCCCCGCACGTCGTGTCGATTCGCGTGCCGAACGAGCGCATCGTCGCAGGCCAGACGGCCGTCGGCGAGATTTTGGTGCGCAACGAGCGCGCCCGCCCGGTGCGCTCGGGCATTATCGAGCTCCCGATCGGTTCGGGCACGGGCGAATTCGTGGTGCCGCCGCTGGGCTCCCACGAGAAGTGGGACGAGATGTTCCTGATCTCCTCGCGTCACCGCGGCCTCATTCACGTCGGCCCGGCCCGCGCCGTGCGCTCCGACGCCCTGGGCCTGCTGCGCCGCGTGCGCGTGTGGGACGAGCCCGTCGTCCTGCACGTGCACCCGCGCACGGTGCGCGTGCCCTTCGACGCGACCGGCTTCCAGCTGGACGTCGAGGGCGTGTCCACCGGCAAGCTGTCCAGCTCGGACGTGTCCTTCCATGCGCTGCGCGACTACGAGCCGGGCGACGATCGACGCGCCGTGCACTGGCAGTCCACGGCCCGCCTCGGAAAGCTCATCGTGCGCCAGTACGAGGAGACGCACCGCTCCCACCACGTCATCGTGCTGGACACCTCCCGCGACGCATGGGACTACGACTCCTTCGAGACGGCCGTGTCGGTCGCGGGCTCGCTGGGCCTGGCGAACCTGCGCGAATCCCGCCCGGTGTCGGTGACGACGACGGAGACGTGGCTGCCCTCGACGGTCGCGATGCGGCTCCTGGACTCTCTGTCCGAGGTCTCTGCGCGCTCCTTCGGTGACCTGGCCCTGCGCGTGCGCGAGGCCGTGGCGCAGCGCCCCGGTGTCTCCGCCCTCACGCTTATCGTCGGTCCTCAGACTACCGATTCGGACGCCGCGCACCTGGCCCGCCTGGCGCCCATCGACGTGCCCGTTTCCATCATTCGCATCGGCGCTGATCGGGCGCGCGGACGCCGCGACCTCGGCCGAGGCGTCCTCCTCGACTGTTCGACCCTGGATGACCTGCCGCGCATCATCGTCGCCGGGGGTCTCGCATGA